Proteins found in one Cyanobacteria bacterium FACHB-DQ100 genomic segment:
- a CDS encoding phosphatase PAP2 family protein has protein sequence MATSRSFPQFFRQILAARWRTLLLLFTGVVLPLIGFEQFAIVIGQQGTFAWDQAILTAIHSTAQSMLDRIAVTITPLGVFYGVFPIATLISIGLLYRRRWRSLSYLLVTLLGSALINRTAKIWLHRDRPDLWETLTPHTDFSFPSGHAMSSMSLAAALVILTWGSRWCGWVSAIGAGFVVMIAWTRLYLGVHFPSDILAGWMISLAWAIGVSLIIRPHLEAPYEETTLLPDELQSTRS, from the coding sequence ATGGCAACTTCTCGATCGTTTCCGCAATTCTTTCGTCAAATTCTGGCAGCTCGATGGCGCACCTTACTGCTCTTATTCACAGGTGTTGTATTGCCACTCATTGGCTTTGAGCAGTTCGCGATCGTCATTGGGCAACAAGGTACTTTTGCTTGGGATCAAGCAATTCTCACGGCAATTCACAGCACCGCTCAATCGATGCTTGATCGAATTGCGGTAACGATTACTCCGTTGGGTGTGTTTTATGGCGTTTTCCCCATTGCGACCCTAATCTCGATTGGATTGCTGTATCGACGGCGTTGGCGATCGCTCTCTTATCTATTGGTCACACTGCTTGGCAGTGCTTTAATCAACCGCACTGCAAAAATCTGGCTGCATCGCGATCGTCCCGATCTATGGGAAACGCTCACACCGCATACCGATTTCTCTTTCCCAAGTGGACACGCGATGTCGAGTATGTCCCTAGCTGCGGCTTTAGTGATTCTGACTTGGGGGAGCCGCTGGTGCGGATGGGTCAGTGCGATCGGAGCGGGCTTTGTAGTGATGATCGCTTGGACTCGTCTTTATTTAGGCGTTCACTTTCCCAGTGATATTTTGGCAGGGTGGATGATTTCTCTCGCTTGGGCGATCGGAGTGAGCTTAATTATTCGCCCTCATCTCGAAGCCCCATACGAAGAAACAACACTTTTACCGGATGAATTACAGTCTACCCGGAGTTAA
- a CDS encoding cadmium resistance transporter encodes MNELIKAFSTGITAFTATNLDDIVILMLFFAQVNALFRRRHIVAGQYLGFGALVLATLPSFFGSALFPRPWIGLLGLVPIAIGVVRLINPDSDEPEDESSNEQPQSDWLTSFLSPQTYSVAAVTFANGGDNIGIYVPLFASATWESLLVIITTFFTMVGVWCYAAYRLSRVDAIADSLTRYGNQLVPFVLIGLGVLILIDSHTLEDRGLTVIALVISSMGLIHLMRTHVPTLTKPEQNEL; translated from the coding sequence ATGAATGAATTGATCAAAGCATTTTCTACAGGCATCACTGCTTTCACTGCCACAAACTTAGATGACATCGTGATTCTGATGTTGTTCTTCGCGCAAGTGAATGCTCTGTTCCGCCGCAGACATATCGTAGCGGGGCAATATTTGGGATTTGGAGCGCTGGTATTAGCAACCCTGCCCAGCTTCTTTGGAAGTGCGTTGTTTCCGCGTCCCTGGATTGGATTGCTCGGACTTGTGCCGATCGCGATCGGTGTGGTTCGATTGATCAATCCCGACTCTGATGAGCCTGAGGATGAGTCATCCAACGAGCAACCACAAAGCGATTGGTTAACCAGTTTTCTGTCTCCGCAAACTTACAGCGTGGCAGCCGTGACTTTCGCGAATGGAGGAGATAACATTGGCATCTATGTCCCTTTGTTTGCCAGTGCAACTTGGGAAAGCTTGTTGGTGATTATCACCACGTTTTTCACAATGGTGGGTGTTTGGTGCTATGCCGCCTATCGATTAAGTCGGGTTGATGCGATCGCGGATTCTCTCACTCGCTACGGGAATCAGCTCGTTCCTTTTGTGTTAATCGGCTTGGGCGTGCTGATTTTGATTGATAGCCACACGCTCGAAGATCGAGGACTAACCGTGATTGCTTTGGTGATTAGCAGCATGGGTTTGATTCATCTCATGCGTACCCACGTTCCTACCCTGACGAAACCTGAACAAAACGAACTTTAG
- a CDS encoding APC family permease: MTAEIPISPSLHGLKRECLSYGEVLAQSFAVLAPTTVPAAVMGLIYASSGNGTWLSFLLGMIGLLFVGININEFARRSASPGSLYSYVVKGLGPTAGMLSGWGLILAYLFTGMSTLCGFAIFGQKLLGYVGIHTHILTLFAVGVAAAWYAAHKDIQLSAKMMLLLEGASIASILLLGILIWGHKGFAIDPAQLTLQNATPGGITAGIVLVVFGFSGFESSTSLGDEAKNPLKSIPKSVTQSTILAGLFFIFMAYVEVLAFQGASVDLAKTEAPLDFLAHQAGVDFLGILISLGALLSFFTCTLGCINPTARVLFLMARHGVFHTSLGASHEENLTPHTAIALASLLTFAIPTAVLLFGVTPFESQGYFGTICTYGFLLVYILISIAAPVYLHRLGQLRLKNIVVSVFGVAFMMLPVLGTIGIPGSDLFPVPEPPANVFPYLFLLYVAVGFAWFVFQRYRFPRLARQMQRSIEAIHDHHAEQKKVD, from the coding sequence ATGACTGCTGAAATTCCTATCTCTCCAAGCCTGCATGGCTTAAAGCGAGAGTGTCTCTCTTACGGTGAGGTGTTAGCCCAATCTTTTGCAGTGCTTGCTCCAACGACAGTCCCAGCGGCGGTGATGGGCTTAATCTACGCTTCATCAGGAAATGGCACTTGGCTCAGCTTTTTGCTGGGGATGATCGGACTGCTTTTCGTGGGCATCAACATTAACGAATTTGCCCGCCGCTCTGCTTCTCCGGGGTCGCTCTATTCCTATGTGGTGAAAGGATTAGGTCCAACCGCAGGGATGTTGAGCGGTTGGGGATTGATTTTGGCTTACTTGTTCACCGGAATGTCTACTTTGTGCGGCTTTGCGATTTTTGGACAGAAGCTGCTGGGTTATGTTGGCATTCATACTCATATCTTGACGCTGTTTGCGGTGGGAGTGGCTGCGGCTTGGTATGCTGCCCACAAAGACATTCAACTCTCTGCCAAAATGATGTTGCTGCTGGAAGGCGCATCGATCGCTTCTATTTTGCTGCTCGGCATTCTGATTTGGGGACACAAGGGATTTGCGATCGATCCGGCTCAACTCACATTACAAAACGCAACTCCGGGCGGGATCACGGCGGGAATTGTCTTAGTTGTGTTTGGATTTTCGGGCTTTGAAAGCTCGACTTCGCTCGGAGATGAAGCCAAAAATCCCCTCAAATCGATTCCAAAGTCGGTCACGCAGAGTACGATTCTGGCAGGATTGTTCTTCATTTTCATGGCTTACGTCGAAGTTTTAGCATTTCAAGGTGCATCGGTCGATCTGGCAAAAACAGAAGCACCGCTTGACTTCCTAGCGCACCAAGCAGGCGTAGATTTCTTAGGCATCTTGATCAGCTTAGGAGCACTGTTGAGCTTTTTTACTTGTACGCTGGGCTGTATCAATCCAACTGCACGAGTCTTGTTTCTGATGGCGCGGCATGGTGTGTTTCATACCTCGCTAGGTGCTTCTCACGAAGAGAATCTCACACCGCATACGGCGATCGCGCTCGCTTCGCTCCTAACCTTTGCGATCCCGACAGCCGTTTTATTGTTTGGTGTCACTCCGTTTGAAAGTCAAGGTTATTTTGGCACAATTTGCACCTATGGCTTTTTGCTAGTGTACATTCTGATCTCGATCGCGGCTCCGGTGTACCTGCATCGCTTGGGTCAACTCCGTCTGAAGAACATTGTCGTCTCTGTCTTTGGGGTTGCATTTATGATGCTTCCCGTCTTGGGAACGATCGGGATTCCTGGCAGCGATTTGTTTCCAGTTCCAGAGCCTCCTGCCAATGTCTTTCCCTATCTGTTTTTGTTGTATGTTGCCGTAGGTTTTGCCTGGTTTGTGTTCCAGCGTTACCGTTTCCCGCGATTAGCTCGACAAATGCAGCGATCGATTGAAGCCATTCATGACCATCACGCAGAGCAAAAAAAGGTTGATTAG
- a CDS encoding sulfurtransferase, with translation MIRKLLRLRLKKPKVLAVLAALLVSLIAIPAFSGSPLMASQSATIQFVSPDWVAKNSSDRNLRVLDVRINPLEYFAGHLPNAVHIADNTFRGPNGLLPVQYWNTSKLGQLFSQAGVSNNSRVLVYSDGRDVLGATMVAYLLERSGVKDIAVLDGGFAAYKTSGQPVTQEFPKYQPTRFTVQDNPLIRVTLADVRGFLNQPTVKFIDPRPPKLFSGEEKIWTRNGHIPGARNIPWVSFTTGNPATSEGNFHKLKSLDEIKQILASKKITPADNVIVSCSTGREATLQYVVLKHLLKYPKVRVYEGSWTEYSQSDLPVETGADKVA, from the coding sequence ATGATTCGGAAATTACTGCGTCTCAGGCTGAAGAAGCCCAAAGTTCTAGCGGTGTTAGCTGCGCTGCTAGTTAGCCTCATTGCCATTCCAGCTTTTTCGGGTTCGCCGTTAATGGCAAGCCAAAGTGCAACCATTCAGTTTGTTTCCCCGGATTGGGTAGCGAAAAATAGCAGCGATCGCAATCTCCGGGTTCTAGATGTTCGCATTAACCCATTGGAGTATTTTGCAGGGCACTTGCCAAATGCCGTTCATATTGCAGACAACACATTTCGCGGTCCCAACGGCTTGCTGCCTGTGCAATATTGGAACACAAGCAAGTTAGGGCAGCTTTTCTCGCAAGCAGGGGTATCAAATAATAGCCGCGTGTTGGTGTACTCGGATGGGCGCGATGTTCTCGGCGCAACTATGGTGGCTTATTTGTTAGAACGATCGGGCGTGAAAGATATTGCTGTGTTAGATGGTGGATTTGCGGCGTACAAGACATCTGGGCAACCTGTAACCCAAGAATTTCCTAAGTATCAGCCGACTCGCTTTACCGTTCAGGATAATCCCTTAATTCGAGTGACGCTTGCGGACGTGCGCGGCTTTCTGAATCAACCAACAGTCAAGTTCATTGATCCAAGACCACCTAAATTGTTTAGTGGTGAAGAGAAGATCTGGACGCGCAATGGTCATATTCCGGGAGCGCGAAACATTCCTTGGGTATCGTTTACAACGGGCAATCCAGCGACGAGCGAAGGAAACTTCCACAAGCTGAAGTCTTTGGATGAAATTAAGCAAATCCTAGCATCGAAGAAGATTACGCCTGCGGACAATGTGATCGTATCGTGCAGCACCGGGCGGGAAGCAACATTACAATACGTCGTGCTGAAACATCTATTGAAGTATCCCAAAGTGCGGGTTTACGAAGGATCGTGGACGGAGTATAGCCAGTCAGATCTACCTGTTGAAACGGGTGCTGATAAGGTGGCTTAA
- a CDS encoding Rrf2 family transcriptional regulator produces the protein MLLELSGRTKYALMAMLELASIYNSGETLQIRQIAAAQNIPDRYLEQLLATLRRGGLISSERGKKGGYLLSRPPWKITLLEIVSCMEGGDSSEANDDSESVSVRAISEIWQTVRKAADDVLEKNSLQDLLDKRNYFQQPITMYYI, from the coding sequence ATGCTTCTAGAACTTTCAGGTCGAACAAAATATGCACTCATGGCGATGCTGGAACTCGCTTCCATTTACAACAGTGGTGAGACGCTCCAAATTCGTCAGATCGCAGCTGCTCAGAATATTCCCGATCGCTACCTAGAGCAATTACTGGCAACCCTGAGACGAGGAGGGTTAATTTCGAGTGAGCGTGGAAAGAAAGGAGGGTATCTTTTATCGCGACCGCCGTGGAAGATTACGCTGCTTGAAATCGTCAGCTGTATGGAAGGGGGCGATTCATCTGAGGCGAACGATGATTCTGAGTCTGTTTCGGTCAGGGCTATTTCTGAAATTTGGCAAACCGTGAGAAAAGCAGCAGATGATGTGCTGGAGAAAAACAGCTTGCAAGATCTTCTAGACAAACGCAATTATTTCCAGCAGCCGATTACGATGTACTACATCTAA
- a CDS encoding Crp/Fnr family transcriptional regulator, whose amino-acid sequence MQSILPCVVSRLPAQSATRTFKRRSTIPLQQIALWRIESGVVRTLSWLEDGSTVTLSLCGAGDVVGKFLCAIDPYQIECLTDVEVTPLSPNEWHPDPAFLLERVQQAEEFMLIRSHRRVEEMLLKLLTWLSKKFGREVQHGHLIELRLTHQDLAEMLGTTRVTITRVLKQFEQQGIVQRLPNQVTLLQPEAIWHYEI is encoded by the coding sequence ATGCAGTCCATTCTTCCCTGTGTTGTTTCCCGATTGCCAGCCCAATCTGCAACGCGAACGTTTAAACGTCGATCAACAATTCCGCTTCAACAAATTGCGCTTTGGCGAATTGAATCGGGAGTGGTACGAACCCTCAGTTGGCTAGAAGATGGCTCAACCGTCACATTGAGCTTATGTGGCGCAGGAGATGTAGTTGGGAAGTTTCTCTGTGCGATCGATCCCTATCAAATCGAGTGCCTAACTGATGTTGAGGTCACGCCACTTTCTCCGAATGAGTGGCATCCTGATCCTGCTTTTCTACTGGAGCGAGTACAGCAGGCTGAAGAGTTCATGTTGATTCGCAGCCATCGCCGAGTGGAGGAGATGCTGTTAAAGCTACTCACTTGGCTATCGAAGAAGTTTGGGCGTGAAGTGCAGCATGGACACTTGATTGAACTGCGCCTGACGCATCAAGACTTAGCAGAAATGCTAGGAACCACTCGCGTGACGATTACCCGTGTCCTTAAGCAATTCGAGCAGCAAGGCATTGTTCAGCGACTGCCGAATCAGGTGACATTACTGCAACCGGAAGCAATCTGGCACTACGAGATTTAA
- a CDS encoding LLM class flavin-dependent oxidoreductase: MNRNKKQLKLGAFLPGSGHHVAAWRHPDAQADGGLNFQHYTQIAQTAERGKFDMLFLADVVAVADRGQGTPASSRLGQFTAYFEPFTLLSALSVVTERIGLAATASTTFNEPYHIARKFASLDYLSKGRAGWNLVTSSTEAEALNFNRDRHMEHSLRYDRALEFFKVVTALWDSWEDDAFLRDKASGLYFDPDKLHIPDHKGEHFSVKGPLNVARPPQGYPVIIQAGSSKDGKNLAAQTAEVIFTAQQTLQDAQAFYADVKARVVQHGRSPDHVKIMPGVFPVIGRTEQEARDKYNQLQELIHPQVGIALLSSMIGADLSGYEVDALLPDLPETNGGKSRQRLLIELAHRENLTIRQLYFRIAGARGHWTIVGTAAQIADQLEEWFIDEGADGFNIMPPYLPNGLDDFVDLVIPELQRRGLFRTEYEGATLREHLELPRPVNQHHLTIVEQQRSTIKVPV; this comes from the coding sequence ATGAATAGAAACAAAAAGCAATTAAAACTAGGTGCATTCTTGCCAGGATCGGGGCATCATGTGGCAGCATGGCGGCATCCTGATGCCCAAGCCGACGGTGGACTTAACTTTCAGCACTATACGCAGATTGCTCAAACCGCAGAGCGCGGTAAGTTCGATATGCTATTTCTTGCGGATGTGGTTGCCGTTGCTGACCGAGGACAAGGAACACCTGCTTCGAGCCGGTTGGGACAATTCACGGCTTATTTTGAACCCTTCACACTGCTATCTGCCTTGTCTGTGGTTACAGAGCGAATCGGTCTTGCTGCAACCGCTTCAACGACCTTTAATGAGCCGTATCATATAGCGCGTAAGTTTGCTTCACTCGATTACCTGAGTAAGGGTCGCGCAGGATGGAATTTAGTAACCTCCTCAACTGAAGCGGAAGCCCTGAACTTTAATCGCGATCGACATATGGAACATTCATTACGCTACGATCGCGCACTAGAGTTCTTCAAGGTTGTCACCGCCTTATGGGACAGTTGGGAAGATGATGCTTTTTTGCGCGACAAAGCTTCTGGGCTGTATTTTGATCCAGATAAGTTGCACATACCAGATCATAAAGGTGAGCATTTCTCGGTGAAAGGTCCGCTCAATGTGGCGCGACCTCCGCAGGGCTACCCGGTGATTATTCAGGCAGGTTCTTCTAAAGATGGTAAGAATCTTGCGGCACAGACCGCAGAAGTTATTTTTACGGCTCAACAAACTTTGCAAGATGCTCAAGCGTTTTATGCAGATGTCAAAGCAAGAGTTGTACAGCATGGACGATCGCCGGATCACGTCAAGATTATGCCGGGAGTGTTTCCAGTCATTGGCAGAACTGAGCAAGAAGCAAGAGATAAATACAATCAGCTTCAAGAGTTGATTCATCCGCAGGTGGGAATCGCACTGCTTTCAAGTATGATCGGTGCTGATTTGTCAGGTTATGAGGTTGATGCTTTGCTTCCAGACCTTCCAGAAACGAATGGTGGAAAGAGCCGTCAGAGGCTATTAATCGAACTCGCTCACCGAGAGAATCTAACCATTCGACAGCTTTATTTTCGGATTGCTGGAGCGCGGGGACATTGGACGATCGTGGGCACTGCAGCGCAAATTGCAGACCAGCTTGAGGAGTGGTTTATTGATGAAGGCGCAGATGGTTTTAACATCATGCCTCCTTATTTACCGAATGGTCTAGATGACTTTGTGGATCTAGTCATCCCGGAATTGCAGCGACGAGGATTGTTCCGGACGGAGTATGAAGGAGCTACACTACGAGAGCATCTTGAATTACCAAGACCTGTCAATCAACATCATTTAACGATCGTTGAGCAGCAGCGATCAACAATTAAGGTTCCTGTTTAG
- a CDS encoding lysophospholipase — translation MQHSQGFFKSVGGLRLYYQSWHPVRNTRAVLVLLHGLGSHSGRFNNIVQYLVPAGYAIYALDLRGHGHSSGQRGHINSWSEFRTDLDLFLRQIQSTTNLPCFVLGHSIGGMIALEYALHFPAAVQGVITIAPAFGLNGISAKKILLGRSLSRILPRFTLKVGIDLEAISRDRTVLNACAQDPLVHSCGSARLGTELFATIARVEAQAAHLQVPILILHGGDDQVAHPEGSRAFFEQLSVLDKERREYPGSRHAPHNDINYEELLIDLEHWLNCRTAKSITSYSTQNTR, via the coding sequence ATGCAACATTCTCAGGGGTTCTTCAAAAGCGTTGGAGGACTCAGACTTTACTATCAAAGTTGGCATCCAGTGCGTAACACTCGTGCAGTCCTAGTCCTACTTCACGGCTTAGGCAGCCACAGTGGTAGATTCAACAATATTGTTCAATACTTAGTTCCTGCTGGATATGCAATCTATGCACTAGACTTACGGGGTCATGGGCACTCATCAGGTCAGCGTGGTCACATCAATTCCTGGTCTGAATTTCGCACTGATCTAGATCTGTTCTTAAGACAGATTCAATCGACAACGAATCTTCCTTGCTTTGTGCTTGGACATAGTATAGGGGGAATGATTGCCCTGGAGTATGCCTTACACTTTCCGGCTGCTGTTCAAGGTGTGATTACGATCGCTCCTGCCTTTGGATTGAACGGCATTTCAGCGAAAAAGATTCTCCTGGGGCGCAGCTTATCGCGAATTTTACCGCGCTTCACACTCAAGGTTGGCATTGATCTCGAAGCGATTTCCCGCGATCGCACCGTTCTCAATGCTTGTGCTCAAGATCCTCTGGTTCATTCTTGTGGCAGTGCCCGTTTGGGAACGGAGTTATTTGCGACGATCGCACGAGTTGAAGCTCAGGCTGCACACTTGCAAGTTCCGATCCTCATTCTGCATGGCGGAGATGACCAGGTTGCTCATCCTGAAGGAAGTCGTGCATTCTTTGAACAGTTATCAGTCCTCGACAAAGAGCGACGGGAATATCCAGGAAGCCGTCATGCGCCTCACAATGACATTAACTATGAAGAACTCCTGATTGATTTGGAGCATTGGTTAAACTGTCGTACAGCAAAATCGATTACATCGTACTCTACACAAAACACACGATGA
- a CDS encoding tetratricopeptide repeat protein gives MVIDTQGLTVRTDAEGAIAALDRFIDQSLYYGNQAESAILQALSLDPTCAIAQAYAAAYYLSQETAIAHRTAMAHLKVAQQYAPIATEREQWYISAISAWARGDISEAINLHEAIALHYPQDLISVQQGQYHYFYRGDARRLLQIAEKVLPMNLDSPHLHYLYGMTAFGLEQCGEVDQAMKVGLQAIALNRADPWAQHAIAHVLEEQNRPAAGIAWMEKHSDTWEQCNSMLYTHNWWHVALYYLALGNVEKVLALYDQHIWGRANSFSSKDQVGAIATLIRLELQGVEVGQRWNAIAPYLHARLHEHRLPFQDLHYVYALGRAGYTDWVNDLLHSWTSHAQRVTPESQSIWLQVVLPVAKGLIAHAQGNWTIAIAQLQPNLPKLQAVGGSRTQRKLFEQIYQHAVLQHESQWQAFKAG, from the coding sequence ATGGTGATTGACACACAAGGGCTAACTGTTCGGACAGATGCGGAGGGCGCGATCGCTGCTCTCGACCGCTTCATCGACCAATCTCTGTACTACGGCAATCAAGCTGAATCCGCAATTTTACAAGCGCTATCCCTCGATCCGACCTGTGCGATCGCGCAAGCGTATGCAGCCGCGTATTACCTTTCTCAAGAAACTGCGATCGCGCATCGCACTGCTATGGCTCATCTCAAAGTTGCACAACAGTATGCACCCATCGCAACTGAACGAGAGCAATGGTATATCAGCGCGATCTCGGCTTGGGCGCGGGGGGACATATCTGAAGCCATTAATCTGCATGAAGCGATCGCGCTTCACTATCCCCAAGATTTGATCTCGGTTCAACAGGGACAATATCACTACTTTTATCGGGGAGATGCGAGACGATTGCTGCAAATTGCTGAAAAAGTGCTGCCTATGAATTTAGACAGCCCGCATCTCCACTATTTATATGGAATGACTGCGTTTGGATTAGAGCAGTGTGGTGAGGTTGATCAGGCGATGAAAGTCGGATTACAGGCGATCGCATTGAATCGTGCTGATCCGTGGGCACAGCACGCGATCGCCCATGTGTTAGAAGAGCAGAACCGCCCCGCAGCAGGCATTGCTTGGATGGAGAAGCATTCGGATACTTGGGAGCAATGCAACTCAATGCTATACACCCATAATTGGTGGCACGTTGCACTGTACTACTTAGCGTTAGGCAATGTTGAAAAGGTGTTAGCGCTCTACGATCAACACATTTGGGGAAGAGCGAATTCGTTCTCATCAAAAGATCAAGTTGGAGCGATCGCAACCTTAATCAGATTAGAGTTGCAAGGTGTAGAAGTTGGGCAACGCTGGAACGCGATCGCTCCTTATCTTCATGCACGCTTGCACGAACACAGATTACCGTTTCAAGATTTGCATTATGTTTATGCACTAGGGCGTGCAGGATACACGGATTGGGTGAATGATTTGCTGCACAGTTGGACAAGTCATGCACAACGAGTTACACCTGAATCACAGTCCATTTGGCTTCAGGTCGTTCTTCCTGTTGCAAAAGGGCTGATTGCCCATGCTCAAGGCAATTGGACAATCGCGATCGCGCAATTGCAGCCAAACTTACCAAAGCTACAAGCAGTCGGTGGAAGTCGAACTCAACGGAAATTGTTCGAGCAAATCTATCAACACGCAGTCTTGCAGCATGAATCTCAGTGGCAAGCCTTTAAAGCTGGCTAA
- a CDS encoding PhnD/SsuA/transferrin family substrate-binding protein, with translation MIQKAQLVSLNAVSYLAPNWMQHYQAIARSISQTLHCEIQLLASDRDPLDDLRDRQIDLAFICGLPFIRNDRIAPGQLRAIAAPVMQADRYQNCPIYFSDVIVRADSPFYRFSDLANSTVCYNDPGSNSGYYLLRYRLLQERSTHFFRQAVQSGSHQTSIRWVIEGKADCAAIDSTVLEQELRVFPELADQIRIVESSDPCPMPPIVVSQQLGEDLIERIQTALLQPDAELKAAMARMNVSRYAAVTTQYYDAIAKIYDTVTNSRFSQL, from the coding sequence ATGATTCAGAAAGCACAACTTGTTTCATTGAATGCTGTTTCTTATTTAGCTCCCAATTGGATGCAGCATTATCAGGCGATCGCACGTTCGATAAGTCAAACGCTTCACTGTGAGATCCAACTTCTCGCGAGCGACCGCGATCCGCTCGATGACCTACGAGATCGTCAGATTGATCTTGCCTTTATTTGTGGATTGCCATTTATTCGGAACGATCGCATTGCACCGGGACAATTGAGAGCGATCGCGGCTCCGGTGATGCAAGCAGATCGATATCAGAATTGTCCAATTTATTTCTCAGATGTTATTGTTCGTGCCGATAGCCCGTTCTATCGCTTCTCAGATTTAGCAAATTCTACGGTTTGCTACAACGACCCTGGCTCGAATAGCGGTTATTATCTACTGCGGTATCGCTTATTGCAAGAGCGCTCAACTCACTTTTTCAGACAAGCCGTTCAATCGGGTTCGCATCAGACCTCAATTCGCTGGGTGATTGAGGGAAAAGCCGATTGTGCTGCGATCGACAGCACCGTTTTAGAGCAAGAACTGCGCGTATTTCCTGAACTTGCAGATCAGATCCGCATTGTTGAATCGAGTGATCCTTGTCCGATGCCGCCAATTGTTGTTTCTCAACAGTTAGGTGAAGATTTGATCGAGCGAATTCAAACTGCATTACTGCAACCCGATGCAGAATTAAAGGCGGCAATGGCTCGAATGAATGTGAGCCGATATGCCGCCGTGACAACCCAGTATTATGATGCAATCGCAAAAATCTATGACACTGTGACCAATTCTCGTTTTAGCCAGCTTTAA
- a CDS encoding pentapeptide repeat-containing protein, which produces MKLTSKKLSQWLVTAFLVFVAGTFLFDQSSALAVSTQSPTQTTISPDSLIAAQTTVPLSTVADNVRRLLKTKECVGCNLVGAALKDANLQAANLEGANLQKAGLERANLQGTNLAGANLQGADLGKTNIAGANLERANLFDADLEKANLQGANLQGANLQGADLEKTNLTNARIEGADLRGADVEGAIGFRGTTIQ; this is translated from the coding sequence ATGAAACTTACATCTAAAAAGTTATCTCAATGGCTCGTAACAGCATTTCTAGTCTTTGTAGCAGGGACTTTTCTGTTTGATCAGTCGAGTGCGCTGGCAGTATCAACGCAGTCTCCTACTCAGACTACGATCTCACCAGATTCATTAATTGCCGCTCAAACCACCGTCCCTCTATCAACGGTTGCAGACAATGTTAGACGTTTACTGAAAACAAAGGAATGTGTGGGCTGTAACCTAGTTGGAGCAGCTTTGAAAGATGCGAATCTACAGGCTGCGAACTTGGAAGGAGCAAATTTGCAGAAGGCGGGATTGGAGCGAGCGAACTTACAGGGGACAAACCTGGCTGGGGCAAACCTGCAAGGAGCGGATTTGGGTAAAACGAACATTGCAGGTGCAAACCTTGAAAGAGCCAATCTATTTGATGCGGATCTGGAGAAAGCTAATCTGCAAGGAGCCAACCTACAAGGGGCAAATCTACAGGGAGCAGATCTGGAAAAGACTAACTTGACAAATGCAAGAATCGAAGGCGCAGATCTGCGTGGAGCCGATGTAGAAGGTGCGATCGGCTTTAGAGGAACTACAATTCAGTAG